In the Apodemus sylvaticus chromosome 3, mApoSyl1.1, whole genome shotgun sequence genome, CTCCAATGGTTCCTGAACTGGGATGAGCCGGGGGACCAGGTCAGCGGTGTAGATAACCTTCTAAGTTCTGGCTTCTGGGTCTCTAATAGTGAGAAGACCCTGCCCAAAGCCCAAGGACCCCAAATGTATGACCCGAAGCCAAGATCAATGGCCTTGAATCTATACCTGAGCCCAAATTCAGATTTAAGACTCAAGCTTCACGGCACAGGCCTTAGAATCCAGAGCCTTGGGGctcaatttaaaaatacagaacacATTTGTATACGACAGTGGAAGTGGCTCTTCGCCCTCTCACCAGCTTTGGGCCAGGGTCAGGGTTGGCCAAGTCATGCTCATCTTTGAACCTCCAGGGTACAGTCTGAGGTATATCCAGCAGTTTGGGGCAGGGTCTGGGACTCGTCTTTTCCAGCTACATTCTTCTTCCCCAAGTGTCCCCACCCAGGCAGGGACTGCGCACCATCCTTTGGATACTGGCATAGACTATTCTCCACCATGGCCAGGGAGGCACAGGCTAGAAGTATGGATGGCCCTGTAATTGTAgccagctgggggagggggtggactTGGCTATAAATACTCAGAAGGCTGCTAAGCGCCTGCAGCTGTGGCCCACAGGCTGCGGTGggctttgggggttgggggagtcaGGCATGGTCTAAATCTCTTTGCTGAGCCCAGCTCCTTGGCCTCAGGAGGGAGAGAGGCGGCAGCAAATTCTGTGGAACAGATAAAATCTGTTCTTAATTTAATGAGGGGCAGGCTTAAGATGGCAGAGGTGGACAGCCCCCTGGGAAGATGATGGCCACTCTGTGGAGAGAGGCATAGCTCTGATGCCACGAGCGTGGTAGATATGAAAGTCCTACCCCGTGCAGTGCTGGGAGGCAAGATTTATCGCAGTTCCATCTCCTCACACAGCAAGGGTCAGCTGTGGCTGAGGGAGCTGAACTCTGTGAATCTGGAAACTTAAATCACCAAGGATCTGAGCAAGGACAGTTTGGGGCTAGTACTTGGGAGGATTAGAAGTTCCTGAGAGATTGCCGTCTGACCCTGTCAGCAATCAAGTGATATACAGAAGGAAGTCCTCTGGGCATCCCTACAGGCCTCCCCAGAGCTGCAGATTTCCTGTCCCTCCCAAGAGGGCTTACCTCAGAGGCCCAGACCTCTCTCCCAGTGAACTTCCCCTGAATGCCATCAGAAGTCAAGaatcctcttccccttcctcccgtACACATGGGAGGAGGCTCAGAAGGCCAGGGGACTTGTCCAGCCTGATGGGGAGCTAATGACAGCAGTGGAAACCAGGTCTCTTAAGTTCCAAGGGACAGGGTAAAGCTGAGAAATAGCTTAATTATggagagagaatggggagagaggaaacAATGACTCTCCTGTGCCTCCGACTGGAGCCTGGAGCGGTGAGCTGGGTAACACACGCTGCCAGAGCAGACctgggagcagggggagggggcaaggcCAGAGGAAACTGGAGCTCTGCTGAGTCGCAGCAGCTAGCCTGGGCCAGGCAGAAGCCCACCAGCTCTGCACCCTCCCCCTACCTTATACCCCAGCAGGTGGAGCTGGGGCAGGTGCCAGGAAACAGTGGGTACAGGTGGCAGAGAACCGACGGAAGGGAGCAGATGGCAGCTGCCCAGCCTGTCTCAGCACAGTCCGCGTCCCACTGTCTGGGCAGTAGAGAGACTTTGACTGATGTGGCCTGCCTCAGAATTTTAAGGCCTGTGTCCAAAACTCCATTTTGTCAGGGCCTAACTTACCAACAGAAGCACTAGAGTACTTTGCAGGTGGGAGCAAGGGTCAAACTCAGGATCTAAGAGACAGTCCCCAGTACATAGAGACATGTTAAATTCTGTCTGCTCTCATGGGTATCCtggtactacacacacacacacacacacacacacacatacacgttctGGTTACGTGACACATCAAGTCTGTCTTCAAGTGGCACCCCTCCCTAACCCTCAGCTGACGATGGGGACACCTGTGGCCTGGTCCAcactcctccctctcctgcaGCACATCTGTCCCCTTCTTACAGGACCCATCTTGAGGGGTCCTAAtattcagctcctgcctctgcccagagCCTACAGCTCTCCACTGCCTGGTGACCTCTGAGGGACTGGGGACACATGCCTTTCCCTACTCCTTCCAGCACCAAGTGTTTGACTCTCGCTAAGCTCTGGGGCTAGAGTTGGATCCTCCTCAGCCAGGCCTGGGTCACCTTACCCCAGTAGGGATCCAGTACAGTCAGGGAATGGCAGGTTGGGAAGAGGAGCCAGTGGCAGCTCCCAAAAAGCAGCAGCAGGTCTGTACCCATTCCCACTGGTGTTTGCCCTCTCTTCAGGAGAAGAAGGGGCAGGAAGTGCAGAAGGGCCCAGCTGTGGAGATCGCAAAATTGGACAAACTGCTAAACCTTGTGAGGGAAGTAAAAACCAAAACCTGAGAGACTGGCCCAGGCCCTGCCCCGTGTTCTGAACACAGTACAAGCCAGGACGTGCCTCACCCTGATCAATCCCAGGATTTGCTTCTCTCATTCTGGTTAAGGTCACGTCACCTTTCTCCATGACCCTCGGCCCCCATTATACCTTCTCTGCACAAATAAAGGCCAGCTGGACACTCATCTCATacctttatttgtttttctacCACACAGCCCCTAAGAAAAGAGATCTCAGGATAAGCCATAGTTCCATTTATCATCCGACGAACAGTGGGAGGACCAGAGAAGGGGCCCAGCCTGGACGCCCTCCCGTTATTGCCATGGGTTCCAGTTTGCTTCCCAGCCTAGAGAGCCCAGAGGTGCTGAGCCTAGGAAAGGTGTAAACTCAGCCCTTGGCCCTTGGGATGGAGCGGAGTCCAGATGGCCCTGGCCCTAGCACCAACTCCTAACCCCCGACTCCAGGCCTGTCTCTCTAGGGCTGCTCAGGCCTCTCGGAGCCAGGCTGGCTACAATCTAGGCTGCTGGGTCCAGCTGCAAATCGACCGGACTCTAAATTCTGGACCCCAGGCTTCTTGAATTCTGGGATCCGATTCCAGGCTCTGACTCCGGTAGACTCAGGTCCAGGACTCCAGGCTAGGCCAGGGGCCTTCAGGGCTGCAGCAGGTAGCTGCCTTCATGACTGGGCTTCTGGGGTGGTGGCGCCTTCTCAGGAcaggggccagggctggagttGGGACTGGATTCCGAGAGAGAATCGACGTCAGCAGAGCGAGAGTGGCAGGCCCAGCAGAGAATGACCCAGAGCAGTAGCAGCAGGAAGCCTACAAGGCCGTTGCAGACGATGGCGATGAGAGCCCCCTGGGAGATGGCTGCCCCCATGACAGGCAGCACCCTCAGGCCAGCGCACACCGCGGAGCCGCCTCACTGGCAAGGCCCATGCCGAGGCTCAACTCTGGTGTGGCCGACTTTCCAAGGAGGCTGTCCTGTCCACACACGACTCCTGGGCAGTGAAGATGCCCACCTGCAGTCCTGAGCCTGGGGAGGTACAGAGGAAAGTTGACGGAGGTGAGGAGGAGGTGGCCTAGGCTAGCCCAGGGAGACCTTCCATCTTTGGCCTCAGGCAGAGAAAGCATCAAGTCCCAGCAGGCTCGGATACCCCACAAAGCCAGCACCCCCACCCTCAGGCCTGGCTCTGAGCCCCTGGGTACTGTGGTGCAGCCAGAATGGGGAAGCTGTAGTAGGCAGGCAGCCTTCCTGTCATTCTCCTTGGAACTGGTGGGTACAGCCGAGCCCTGCCCACCAAGCTTCTAGCCTTCAGACATGCTGTTGGTGGGCGGAACTGAGGTGGCTTAAGGCCCAGGAGGAAGATTATGACCGTCATTGTAGTGGCCAGGGCATCCTCTCTTTTTCTGAGGGCTGCAGTCAGCCAGTCCAGGAGACCTACAGAGGTGCCAGCTCACACAGAGGGAACTTTGTGGAGGCCCTGGCAGGAACGTGTGGCTTCTGCATACCCAGGGCGGTGTGCCTAGGTGTACCGTTCCCTGGGACTTTGCCTCACTGGGTCAGGTGTGTGTCTGGACGTATcttcctgtccctctgtcccttgcTGGGTCTGCATCCTTGCCTCTGCAAACACACCTCTTTGAAGGTGTGTGACTGCCTGTCTCTCTGAGTCCCTGTCGCTGAGTGTCTTGAGTGTTTCATTTATGTGTCTCATTTCTCTAccagtctctctgtgtatctctgtctctttttacGACTGCCTGTCCCTCTGCCCTCGGGGACATGTCTCCATGGGGTCGGTATCTATCAGTGGTTCTGTGCGTCTTGCATGTCTTTGTGTCTATCTCTCCTCCAagctgtgtgtctctctgtctctgtgtgggtcACTGTCTCTTTATACTCGTCCAAGATCTCTGTTTTTCGGCCCCCTGCCCGCAGGGGAGCCCCCTCCTTACCTGAGTTGAGCCCGGTGCGCGCCAGCGGGAGGGTCCGGGACAGCGGGATGCTCAGCGCCGACTGAGGCTCAAGAGCCTACGGGCGGGGGGCGGCGGGAGGCGGGCAGGGGCGACGTCCACTCCCCGGGCCCTCCCCTTGGGCCGCGCAGCCTCCGCCGGCCGCTCCCGCCGGGGCGCGACCGGGCCGGCCTCTGCCGCGGGCGGTCTGCGGAGAGCGGGCACCTCCTCCCCCTGGGGCGGCGCCTCCTCCGCGGCCGGGGCCGCTAGCTCGCTAGctcgctcgctctctcgctcgctcGGCGGCactcgggcggcggcggcaggaGCGTCGAGGAGTTCGGCTGAGCTCGGCTGCGTTCGGCTGGGCTCGGCTACGGCGGGAGGGAGTCGGCTGAGCTCGGCTGAGCT is a window encoding:
- the Enho gene encoding adropin, which produces MGAAISQGALIAIVCNGLVGFLLLLLWVILCWACHSRSADVDSLSESSPNSSPGPCPEKAPPPQKPSHEGSYLLQP